From a region of the Citricoccus muralis genome:
- a CDS encoding lyase family protein: MSTPASPSEHQATASGSAGPAGSIGAAGLSGVPGLTALAMEADAGLLDPLSSGTTAVVQSSDANYLLHLLQVEAAWAAVLAEHGMVTDAQAEAAAEAADPRHLADYDLIELAHDGQNGGNVLIPALKAMRARAAQAAPTEPGVSAAIHVGATSQDIMDTAMMRTAAQVAGTILADLRAAVGSLAAMATEHRATPMVARSLAQHSLPSTFGLRAAGWMAGLAQAGRRLEDATAELPIQWGGAAGTMAALAGRLDRARTAGTLADGVDSFTLVEELAVRLGLAAPAGPWHTNRMPVTGVATALAEVVAACGKIANDVLISARIENGELGEPLAAGRGGSSAMPHKQNPVLSVMIHAGALSAPGALATVLTGAGAANEERPDGGWHAEWPALRQLMRTAGGAAARTAELVGGLRVNTERMAANLNLAGPMLVSERLMAELAPVLEQQPGAEPGSGKARLQAIVDRSLTGEAGGAGGDTDFRTLLRAELPPSLTDEQLDGLLDPANYTGEAATLVDRLVDEYRNFAEWSTT, from the coding sequence ATGTCCACGCCCGCGTCGCCGTCAGAACACCAGGCCACCGCGTCCGGTTCAGCCGGCCCAGCCGGTTCAATTGGTGCGGCTGGCCTGTCCGGAGTGCCGGGCCTGACGGCGCTGGCCATGGAGGCCGACGCCGGCCTGCTGGACCCGCTGTCCTCCGGCACCACCGCGGTGGTGCAGTCCTCGGACGCGAACTACCTGCTCCACCTGCTGCAGGTCGAAGCCGCGTGGGCCGCGGTCCTCGCCGAGCACGGGATGGTCACCGATGCCCAGGCCGAGGCCGCCGCTGAGGCCGCCGACCCGCGCCACCTCGCGGACTATGACCTGATCGAGCTGGCCCACGACGGCCAGAACGGCGGAAACGTCCTCATCCCGGCGCTCAAGGCCATGCGGGCCCGAGCCGCGCAGGCCGCCCCCACCGAACCCGGGGTCTCCGCCGCCATCCACGTGGGTGCCACCAGTCAGGACATCATGGACACCGCCATGATGCGGACGGCCGCCCAGGTCGCCGGGACGATCCTGGCGGACCTGCGCGCCGCCGTCGGATCCCTGGCCGCGATGGCCACCGAACACCGGGCCACCCCCATGGTGGCCCGCTCCCTCGCGCAGCACTCCCTGCCCTCCACCTTCGGCCTGCGGGCCGCCGGCTGGATGGCCGGTCTGGCCCAGGCCGGCCGCCGGCTCGAGGACGCCACTGCGGAACTGCCGATCCAGTGGGGCGGCGCCGCGGGCACCATGGCCGCGCTGGCCGGCCGGCTGGACCGCGCCCGCACCGCCGGCACTCTCGCCGACGGGGTGGACTCCTTCACCCTGGTGGAGGAGCTCGCCGTCCGCCTCGGACTGGCCGCACCGGCCGGACCCTGGCACACCAACCGGATGCCCGTCACGGGCGTCGCCACTGCCCTCGCCGAGGTCGTGGCCGCCTGCGGGAAGATCGCCAACGACGTGCTGATCTCCGCCCGGATCGAGAACGGCGAGCTGGGGGAGCCCCTGGCCGCCGGACGCGGGGGCTCCTCGGCCATGCCGCACAAGCAGAACCCCGTGCTGTCCGTGATGATCCACGCCGGAGCCCTGTCAGCGCCCGGCGCCCTCGCCACGGTCCTGACGGGCGCGGGCGCGGCCAACGAGGAGCGCCCGGACGGCGGCTGGCACGCCGAGTGGCCCGCGCTGCGCCAGCTGATGCGCACCGCCGGGGGAGCGGCCGCCCGGACCGCCGAGCTGGTCGGCGGCCTGCGCGTCAACACCGAGCGGATGGCCGCCAACCTGAACCTCGCGGGGCCGATGCTGGTCTCCGAGCGGCTCATGGCCGAGCTGGCCCCCGTCCTCGAGCAGCAGCCCGGTGCGGAGCCGGGATCCGGCAAGGCGCGCCTGCAGGCCATCGTGGACCGGTCCCTGACCGGTGAGGCCGGAGGGGCCGGCGGGGACACCGACTTCCGCACGCTGCTGCGGGCCGAGCTTCCCCCGTCCCTCACCGACGAGCAGCTCGACGGGCTGTTGGACCCGGCGAACTACACCGGAGAGGCCGCCACCCTGGTGGACCGACTGGTGGACGAATACCGCAATTTCGCAGAATGGAGCACCACGTGA